A single region of the Lycium barbarum isolate Lr01 chromosome 2, ASM1917538v2, whole genome shotgun sequence genome encodes:
- the LOC132628594 gene encoding mavicyanin-like: protein MQVSSPEYDSCTVRDPIETFTTGKDSITLPASGDYYYLCGKPGHCQIGQTVHIHVVASPPPTSQGSVINPSRTSVASPLTFVWFSIMGMFGFCFFLAF, encoded by the coding sequence ATGCAAGTGAGTAGTCCAGAATATGATTCATGCACAGTTAGAGATCCAATTGAAACATTCACCACAGGCAAAGACTCAATTACTCTTCCAGCCTCTGGTGATTACTACTACCTTTGTGGGAAACCTGGCCATTGCCAAATTGGGCAAACAGTTCATATACATGTTGTTGCTTCTCCACCACCAACTTCTCAAGGAAGTGTTATTAATCCATCTAGAACAAGTGTTGCATCACCCCTTACCTTTGTGTGGTTCTCCATCATGGGCATGTTTGGATTCTGCTTCTTCTTGGCTTTTTAG